A stretch of the Ananas comosus cultivar F153 linkage group 14, ASM154086v1, whole genome shotgun sequence genome encodes the following:
- the LOC109720206 gene encoding receptor-like protein kinase FERONIA, with protein sequence MMNHQYLPFTLIWACSFLIYSLSGSNFATAADSTSNSTYVPRDNILLNCGASGTANDTENRIWTGDSGSKYAPSLNGVASTPAYQDSSVPTVPYMTARVFSSPYTYSFPLGPGRKFVRLYFYPASYSNRSASDGLFSVTAGPITLLSNFSADQTANALNYAYLIREFSVNVTSDGLNLTFTPSTNHRNSYAFINGIEIVSTPDIFSQSTPSFVNGGNPTVFTIEEGTAFQTMYRLNVGGQAISPVQDSGLYRSWDDDSPYIFGAAWGVTYGKDPNVTITYPTNLPQYIAPTDVYATARSMGPDAHINLNYNLSWILTVDAGFYYLVRLHFCEIQYPITKVNQRVFDIYLNNQTAQVETDVIALSHGIGVPVYEDFVVVTAGSGLFDLWVALHPDVTTKPEYYDAILNGLEVFKMQNSGNSLAGLNPPLRQQPDVDPSKAGIQSGSKSKVAAIVGGIIGGFAALCLGSFCLFFLCRRQKKKGKDMVASDGPSGWLPLSLYGNSHSAGSAKTNTTGSYASSLPSNLCRHFSFAEIQAATNGFDEALLLGVGGFGKVYRGEVDNGSTKVAIKRGNPLSEQGVHEFQTEIEMLSKLRHRHLVSLIGYCEEKNEMILVYDYMAHGTLREHLYKTQKPPLPWKQRLEICIGAARGLHYLHTGAKHTIIHRDVKTTNILLDEKWVAKVSDFGLSKTGPTLDHTHVSTVVKGSFGYLDPEYFRRQQLTEKSDVYSFGVVLFEALCARPALNPTLPKEQVSLAEWALHCQKKGILDQISDPYLKGKIAPQCFKKFAETAEKCVADVGIERPSMGDVLWNLEFALQLQESAEESGSLIGGMSDEGTPLMMASVKKGSDDPLMESTTTTTTTTTTTSVSIGGRSVASEDSDGLTPSAVFSQIMNPKGR encoded by the coding sequence ATGATGAATCATCAGTACCTTCCTTTTACCCTAATATGGGCTTGTTCATTCTTGATCTACTCACTCTCCGGCTCGAACTTCGCCACCGCAGCCGATTCCACCTCCAATTCCACCTACGTCCCGAGGGATAACATCCTATTGAATTGTGGTGCCTCCGGCACTGCAAATGACACTGAGAATCGGATTTGGACCGGCGATTCCGGATCGAAGTATGCCCCTTCCTTGAATGGCGTCGCCTCCACGCCCGCCTACCAAGACTCCTCTGTGCCCACCGTCCCCTACATGACGGCCCGCGTCTTCTCTTCACCCTACACCTACTCCTTCCCCCTCGGCCCTGGCCGCAAGTTCGTCCGCCTCTACTTCTACCCTGCGAGCTACTCCAACCGCTCTGCCTCGGACGGCCTCTTCTCCGTCACTGCAGGCCCGATCACCCTCCTTTCCAACTTTTCTGCGGACCAAACCGCCAATGCCCTAAACTATGCCTACCTTATTCGGGAATTCTCCGTCAATGTCACTTCCGACGGCCTCAATTTGACCTTTACCCCGTCTACCAACCATAGAAATTCCTACGCATTTATAAATGGGATCGAGATTGTCTCAACCCCTGACATTTTCTCACAGTCCACCCCGTCCTTTGTGAATGGCGGGAACCCGACCGTGTTCACGATCGAGGAGGGCACGGCCTTTCAAACAATGTACCGGCTGAATGTAGGGGGCCAGGCCATCTCCCCTGTTCAGGATTCTGGATTGTACCGGTCGTGGGATGACGATTCGCCGTACATTTTCGGGGCTGCGTGGGGGGTGACCTACGGAAAGGACCCGAATGTCACAATAACATACCCCACCAATTTGCCTCAGTACATCGCGCCGACGGATGTATATGCTACCGCTAGGTCGATGGGGCCCGACGCCCACATCAATCTCAACTACAATCTGTCGTGGATACTTACGGTCGACGCCGGGTTCTACTACCTTGTTAGGCTTCATTTCTGTGAGATTCAGTACCCTATCACCAAAGTGAACCAGAGGGTGTTTGATATCTATCTCAATAACCAGACTGCCCAAGTAGAAACCGATGTCATTGCCTTGAGCCACGGAATAGGGGTACCAGTTTACGAGGACTTTGTGGTAGTCACAGCTGGGTCTGGATTGTTTGATTTGTGGGTCGCCCTTCATCCCGATGTTACAACCAAGCCAGAGTACTACGATGCTATATTAAATGGGCTTGAGGTCTTTAAAATGCAGAACAGTGGTAATAGTCTTGCTGGGCTTAATCCGCCTCTCCGCCAGCAGCCGGACGTGGATCCTAGCAAGGCTGGGATCCAATCTGGGTCAAAATCAAAAGTTGCAGCGATTGTTGGAGGAATTATCGGTGGCTTTGCTGCTCTTTGTCTTGGCTCTTTCTGTTTGTTCTTTCTATGCAGGCGgcagaagaagaaaggaaaggacaTGGTTGCTAGCGACGGGCCATCTGGTTGGTTACCACTTTCATTATATGGCAACTCTCACTCTGCAGGGTCTGCCAAGACGAACACTACAGGGAGCTATGCCTCGTCCCTGCCATCCAATCTCTGCCGCCATTTCTCATTTGCTGAAATCCAAGCTGCCACCAACGGTTTTGATGAGGCTCTTCTTCTGGGTGTTGGCGGGTTTGGAAAGGTTTACCGTGGGGAGGTCGATAATGGGTCCACTAAGGTTGCGATCAAGCGCGGGAACCCGTTATCCGAGCAAGGTGTCCATGAGTTCCAAACTGAAATAGAAATGCTCTCAAAATTACGCCACCGCCACTTGGTCTCCTTGATCGGGTATTGTGAAGAGAAGAACGAAATGATTCTTGTATACGACTACATGGCCCATGGCACGCTGCGCGAGCATCTTTACAAGACCCAAAAGCCGCCGCTCCCCTGGAAGCAGCGGCTTGAAATCTGCATAGGGGCTGCCCGCGGTTTGCACTACCTCCACACAGGCGCGAAGCATACGATTATCCACCGTGATGTGAAGACGACCAATATTCTATTGGATGAGAAATGGGTGGCCAAGGTTTCGGATTTCGGGCTCTCCAAGACAGGCCCCACTCTCGACCACACCCACGTGAGCACAGTGGTCAAAGGCAGTTTCGGGTATCTTGATCCAGAGTACTTCCGGCGCCAGCAACTGACAGAAAAATCCGATGTGTACTCTTTTGGTGTTGTGCTCTTTGAAGCTTTATGCGCACGCCCTGCCCTAAACCCTACTCTTCCAAAAGAGCAAGTCAGCTTAGCCGAATGGGCATTACATTGTCAAAAGAAAGGCATTCTTGATCAGATCAGCGACCCGTATCTTAAGGGCAAGATCGCGCCTCAGTGCTTCAAGAAGTTTGCAGAGACGGCGGAGAAGTGCGTGGCTGATGTTGGCATTGAAAGGCCGTCGATGGGTGATGTGCTGTGGAATCTCGAATTCGCCCTTCAGCTACAGGAGAGCGCTGAGGAAAGCGGGAGTTTGATTGGTGGGATGTCGGATGAGGGCACACCACTCATGATGGCGTCAGTAAAGAAGGGTTCCGATGACCCGTTGATGGAATCGACCACCACGACCACCACGACCACGACCACCACGTCGGTGAGTATTGGAGGGCGGAGTGTTGCCAGCGAGGACTCGGACGGGCTCACGCCCAGCGCGGTCTTCTCGCAGATCATGAACCCTAAGGGCCGGTGA